The following proteins are encoded in a genomic region of [Eubacterium] hominis:
- the carB gene encoding carbamoyl-phosphate synthase large subunit, translated as MPKRTDIHKIMVIGSGPIVIGQAAEFDYAGSQACQSLREEGYEVILINSNPATIMTDTAIADRVYIEPLTLDFASRIIYKERPDAILGSLGGQTGLNLVVELANSGILDEYNVEILGTDLEAINKAEDRELFRNLMYEINEPVPESDIVHTVDAAVAFANQIGYPVVVRPAYTLGGTGGGFADDEEELRIIADNGLKISPVHQCLIEKSIAGFKEIEYEVMRDYNDNAIVVCNMENIDPVGIHTGDSMVVAPVQTLSDREHQMLRNASLKIIRALKICGGCNVQLALDPNSFKYYIIEVNPRVSRSSALASKATGYPIAKLAAKIAVGLTLDEIINPITKTSYACFEPTLDYIVTKLARFPFDKFPHADRRLGTQMKATGEVMSIGRSFEESFLKAVRSLEMKCDHIDNKEIDALSTEELWKKIHVKDDLRMFGIAELIRRGESVEKIHEITLIDDWFLDKFAHIIALEKEMMAHPQDIETLRLVKENGFADSFIARKWSMKEREVYDLRKANGIIPVYKMVDTCAAEFESATPYFYSTYEDENESVRTDRKKIIVLGSGPIRIGQGVEFDYATVHCVMTLREAGYEAIVINNNPETVSTDFSISDKLYFEPLTIEDVMHIVDLEQPLGVIVQFGGQTAINLADKLVERGVKILGTSLQSIDEAEDRHEFEAMLHKLDIPQPTGETAVTVEEALVIANKIGYPVLVRPSYVLGGRAMEIVHNDDDLKIYMATAVKEISHDAPILVDKYVVGKELEIDAICDGEHVFIPGIMEHIERAGIHSGDSISVYPPQSISQKVKDTIIEYGIRIGKGFKFIGLYNIQFIVDKEEKVYVLEVNPRSSRTVPFLSKITGVAMSHVATQCVLGHSLQEQGYPLDAVKEEGDRVFVKAPVFSFAKLRSVDTVLGPEMKSTGEALGGDVTLEKALYKALLASGVKIPNHGNVLMTIADMDKEEGLAIAKRFSNIGYGILATAGTAAFLNEHGIHVKTVKKISEDDENNVLDIIRKGKVNYVINTMSNEKEVTNDGFLIRRVSAENNISCFTSFDTANAILKVLESLNFTTISMNELED; from the coding sequence ATGCCAAAACGTACAGATATACATAAGATCATGGTGATCGGATCTGGACCAATCGTTATTGGACAGGCCGCAGAATTTGATTATGCGGGAAGTCAGGCATGTCAATCGCTTCGTGAAGAAGGTTATGAAGTGATCTTGATCAACTCCAATCCTGCGACGATCATGACCGACACCGCGATTGCCGATCGTGTTTATATTGAACCATTAACGCTGGATTTTGCCAGCCGTATTATCTATAAAGAACGCCCGGATGCAATCCTTGGAAGCCTTGGTGGGCAGACAGGATTAAATCTGGTCGTAGAATTAGCGAATTCTGGAATTTTGGATGAATACAATGTAGAAATCTTAGGAACAGATTTAGAAGCAATCAATAAGGCAGAGGATCGTGAATTGTTCCGTAATCTGATGTATGAAATCAATGAACCAGTACCAGAAAGTGATATCGTACATACAGTAGATGCAGCTGTAGCTTTTGCTAATCAGATTGGTTATCCAGTCGTTGTGCGTCCTGCCTATACCCTGGGTGGTACTGGTGGAGGATTTGCGGATGATGAAGAAGAACTTCGCATTATCGCAGACAATGGATTAAAAATATCACCAGTACATCAATGTCTGATTGAAAAAAGCATTGCCGGCTTTAAAGAAATCGAATATGAAGTTATGCGTGATTACAACGATAATGCTATCGTTGTTTGTAACATGGAAAACATTGACCCGGTTGGTATCCATACCGGAGATTCCATGGTTGTGGCACCTGTGCAGACCTTAAGTGATCGTGAACATCAGATGCTGCGTAACGCAAGCTTAAAAATCATTCGTGCATTAAAAATCTGTGGAGGCTGTAATGTACAGCTTGCCTTAGATCCAAATTCCTTTAAATATTACATTATCGAGGTAAATCCTCGTGTATCAAGATCTAGTGCTTTAGCTTCTAAAGCAACGGGTTATCCAATCGCAAAACTTGCAGCAAAGATTGCTGTTGGTTTAACATTAGATGAAATCATCAATCCAATTACCAAAACAAGTTATGCTTGCTTTGAGCCAACATTAGATTATATCGTCACAAAACTTGCACGTTTCCCATTTGATAAGTTCCCACATGCCGATCGTCGTTTAGGAACACAGATGAAGGCAACCGGAGAAGTCATGTCTATAGGACGAAGCTTTGAAGAAAGTTTCTTAAAAGCAGTACGTTCCTTAGAAATGAAATGCGATCATATCGACAATAAGGAGATTGACGCATTATCTACCGAAGAACTTTGGAAAAAGATTCATGTCAAAGATGATTTGCGTATGTTTGGTATCGCAGAACTGATTCGTCGAGGCGAAAGTGTAGAAAAGATTCATGAGATCACATTGATTGATGATTGGTTCTTAGATAAATTTGCACACATCATTGCGCTTGAAAAAGAAATGATGGCACATCCACAAGATATAGAAACATTGCGCCTTGTGAAGGAAAACGGCTTTGCGGATAGCTTTATCGCTCGTAAATGGAGCATGAAGGAACGTGAAGTCTATGATTTGCGTAAAGCAAATGGTATCATTCCTGTATATAAAATGGTAGATACCTGTGCGGCAGAATTTGAAAGTGCAACACCATACTTCTATTCTACTTATGAAGATGAAAACGAATCTGTTCGTACAGATCGTAAAAAAATTATTGTATTGGGTAGTGGACCAATCCGTATTGGTCAGGGTGTAGAATTTGACTATGCGACTGTACACTGTGTCATGACACTTCGTGAAGCAGGATATGAAGCAATCGTCATTAACAACAACCCAGAAACAGTATCTACCGATTTCTCTATATCAGATAAGCTGTATTTTGAACCATTAACGATTGAAGATGTTATGCATATCGTTGACTTGGAACAGCCTCTTGGTGTCATAGTACAATTTGGTGGACAAACAGCCATTAACTTAGCGGATAAATTAGTAGAACGCGGTGTTAAAATTTTAGGTACTTCGCTACAAAGTATTGATGAAGCAGAGGATCGTCATGAATTTGAGGCAATGCTTCATAAATTAGATATTCCTCAACCAACTGGTGAAACAGCTGTAACAGTAGAAGAAGCCCTTGTCATTGCCAATAAGATTGGTTATCCAGTACTTGTTCGTCCAAGTTATGTATTGGGTGGACGTGCGATGGAAATCGTACATAATGATGATGATCTAAAGATTTATATGGCAACAGCTGTAAAGGAAATCAGTCATGACGCACCTATCCTTGTCGATAAATATGTTGTCGGAAAAGAACTTGAAATCGATGCGATCTGTGATGGAGAACATGTCTTTATCCCAGGCATCATGGAGCATATCGAACGTGCTGGTATTCACTCCGGAGATTCTATCAGTGTCTATCCACCACAATCCATTTCACAAAAAGTGAAGGATACCATCATTGAATATGGTATTCGTATTGGAAAAGGCTTTAAGTTCATTGGATTATATAACATTCAGTTTATCGTAGATAAAGAAGAAAAGGTATATGTACTGGAAGTAAATCCAAGAAGCTCTCGTACCGTACCATTCTTATCTAAGATTACAGGCGTAGCAATGAGTCATGTCGCAACACAATGTGTATTGGGGCATAGCTTACAAGAACAGGGATATCCATTAGATGCAGTAAAAGAAGAAGGCGATCGTGTCTTTGTAAAAGCACCAGTTTTCTCTTTTGCGAAACTAAGAAGTGTCGATACGGTACTTGGACCTGAAATGAAATCAACCGGTGAAGCACTTGGTGGAGATGTCACACTTGAAAAAGCACTTTATAAAGCATTACTAGCAAGTGGTGTTAAAATTCCAAATCATGGCAATGTCTTAATGACCATTGCGGATATGGACAAAGAAGAAGGTTTAGCCATCGCAAAACGTTTCTCTAACATTGGTTATGGAATCTTAGCAACAGCAGGAACTGCGGCCTTCTTAAATGAACATGGTATTCATGTGAAAACGGTTAAGAAAATCAGTGAAGATGATGAAAACAATGTGTTAGATATCATCCGTAAAGGAAAAGTCAACTATGTCATCAATACGATGTCAAATGAAAAAGAAGTCACGAATGACGGTTTCTTGATTCGTCGTGTATCTGCGGAAAATAACATCAGCTGTTTCACATCTTTTGATACAGCCAATGCTATTTTAAAGGTATTAGAATCATTGAATTTCACAACCATTTCTATGAATGAGTTAGAAGATTAA